The following proteins are co-located in the Primulina tabacum isolate GXHZ01 chromosome 11, ASM2559414v2, whole genome shotgun sequence genome:
- the LOC142517877 gene encoding uncharacterized protein LOC142517877 isoform X3 encodes MCRKGSITTQASEPLKKNLFLQSLDSAETDEDMDNSRGYDGRNSDSQTEYQDKDIVACLEDGVQYWTDFSKVHYHPQSLYELNGLWMDPEDFNNYGIGRDAFSGCMSGEEINERLRFFVEECDLIQGFQFIVDDSGGFSGVAGEFLENIADEYTNVPVLLYCARSPNSYLNAKSQKQIISSKIHDAVSLARLSSFCKLIVPVGLPSLSTSRLSKYLCVKDQKPYHTSAVYASAIHSISLPFRMQPLGPSTQVSHACGAVDINQLMQMTGGQSRQNMVTILDVSMPVPGLTGNQSPQCLLENLLPLTPELAEVEDMLAVESITVHGVFGTGYQRASVPEVKDAVQASYLNSAARPKFSHLSVAQCPLPIPLPFPSVFSNLVGQHGEILDGPISGPATTRGPLEVHSIPMAARLRSSSAVLPYLEDRLINLRRLGIARGALGTELLRSWGFGKDDLDDMGETLSKMVSTLNPFSEESSDSE; translated from the exons ATGTGTAGGAAGGGTAGTATAACAACTCAGGCATCTGAACCTTTGAAGAAGAACTTGTTCTTGCAAAGTTTAGACTCAGCAGAGACTGACGAGGACATGGATAACTCTAGAGGTTATGATGGAAGGAACAGTGATTCTCAAACTGAATATCAAGATAAAGACATTGTTGCATGTCTTGAAGATGGAGTTCAGTACTGGACAGATTTCTCCAAAGttcattatcatcctcagagTCTGTATGAGTTAAATGGCTTGTGGATGGACCCTGAAGATTTTAACAATTATGGAATTGGAAGAGATGCTTTTTCGGGGTGCATGTCAGGAGAAGAAATTAATGAGAGGCTTCGCTTTTTTGTTGAAGAGTGTGACCTTATTCAG GGATTTCAATTTATCGTTGATGATTCTGGAGGATTCTCTGGTGTAGCTGgggaatttttagaaaatattgcaGATGAGTACACAAATGTTCCCGTTCTGCTCTACTGTGCCCGTAGTCCCAACTCCTACCTAAATGCCAAAAGCCAAAAACAAATAATATCCAGTAAAATCCACGATGCAGTTTCACTTGCAAGACTATCTTCTTTCTGTAAATTGATAGTCCCAGTTGGTTTACCGTCCCTGAGTACAA GTAGACTGTCCAAGTATCTGTGTGTAAAAGATCAAAAGCCTTACCACACCAGTGCAGTTTATGCATCTGCAATACACTCCATTAGTCTCCCCTTCAGAATGCAACCACTTGGGCCTAGTACACAAGTGAGCCACGCATGCGGTGCGGTGGATATTAATCAATTAATGCAAATGACAGGGGGCCAATCTAGGCAGAATATGGTTACTATTCTGGATGTTTCTATGCCAGTTCCAGGTCTCACCG GTAACCAAAGCCCACAATGTTTATTGGAGAATTTGTTGCCGTTGACTCCAGAGTTAGCAGAAGTTGAAGATATGCTTGCTGTGGAATCCATCACTGTTCATGGAGTCTTTGGAACAG GGTATCAAAGAGCCTCTGTTCCTGAAGTTAAAGATGCAGTGCAGGCTTCCTATTTAAATTCAGCAGCGAGACCAAAATTCTCCCATCTAAGTGTAGCGCAATGCCCTCTTCCAATTCCTTTGCCTTTTCCTTCAGTATTCAGTAATCTTGTTGGTCAACATGGCGAGATATTGGATGGCCCAATTTCAGGTCCTGCGACAACCAGAGGACCGCTCGAAGTTCACTCCATCCCCATGGCAGCGAGATTGCGTTCTAGCAGTGCTGTTTTGCCATATTTGGAGGATAGACTGATAAACCTTCGTAGGCTTGGGATTGCGCGAGGAGCACTAGGTACGGAACTGCTTAGAAGTTGGGGTTTTGGCAAAGATGATCTTGATGACATGGGAGAGACACTGTCTAAGATGGTTTCGACGCTAAATCCTTTTTCTGAAGAATCTTCAGATTCTGAGTAG